TATATGGTGCCTATCTAGTCCTCTTTTGCAATCAGCCATACCGTGTAGCTAACCTCCTCACAGGGATAAGCTTAACTATTAACGAGTCCATTTTTGCAATCAATCTTCCATCCTGCGGGATAAGCTTAAATGTCTCTCTGCAACTTGGATAAAGTCCAGTTAACGAGTCCATCTTTGCAATCAGCTTGACTGACACATCTTTGCGCTGACGAGCATTACGCCTGAGTTGCAAGACCCTGTTTCTCTCCGTATATTCCGGATGCTTTGCCCTATAATTTCTGTAATAATCCGGGTGCTGTGATATCCACTCCTTGTGACAGTGCCTCTGATTATCCATGTAATCTGAATCACTACCCATTTTCCCCCTCTGCCATCTCGCTCGTCTTGCTCTCTGACACTCACCACCATTACAATACATTTGTTTCTTAACTCTGGGATTGCCATCAAAACTCTTGCCGCAATGAATACATGTTTTTCTCTTCATAATACCTTCCGCACCTCCATTCCATATACTGAATATTGAGGAGAAATTATAGCAGGAAGACTCTAATCCAACTGAGAAATTATGGGGATTTTTTTACTAACTTCGGAGATAAAAGAAAAAAATTGCGTGGAATTAAAACCGGCAGAAAGAATTATATATACTTATTTATATCAAAACTTGAATTAAATACAAAAAAATAGTGGGACATAATCGTTATCCTTTTTGGGTCGTTTTAGATTATTCCCTACATGCGGATGAACCCTCTTGGTGATTCCGGCCATTTTGGCGTATTTTTTCACAATCTCTCGAATCCAACGGGTGGAGTACTTCTGCACCCGGTTTGATTCGAACAAATAGACAGCGCCACTCTCCTTCTGAATACTGACGTACTGGGCTAACTCGCCACGAAAGTATTGAGGAAACAATACATAACGGTCTTTATCTCCCTTTCCATGATTGATTCGAATCCGTGCCGAGTCCAAATCAACGTTTTCAATGGTGATGTTTACTAATTCTTCGTTTCGTATTCCGGTGAACAGTATCAGTTTAAGCATGACCATATGAGACCGGTTGGATGTCTGCCATACTGCTTTGTAAAATCGGTTCAGTTCATCTTCAGTCATGAGTTCCGGCAACCTTTTTGACCGAACCGTTTCTCTTTTTAGAGCAAGGTTCTGCCGGACATACTGAAACACTTTTTTTACGTAGATTGAATCCGGGCGTTGTTTCCGAAGAAGCCTGGTAATTTGGCCGGCTATTTTCTTAGGTGAGATTTTCTCCATTAGTGTGCCTCCAGAAACGACGGTTTGGTTATATCCAGATGTATGTCGCCGTAAGGATTTACATTTGATGTGAACAGCGGCGTCATCGCGTTTTTGTCATCCGCCTGCATTTGGTGAATGTACCCCTCGTCATACAGAACGCGCTCCAGCATGACCGTGTTGACCAGCACCAAGGCATTTTGCAGCAGGTGCAAACATAATACTGTAAGTTCCTGAATTATCGGATCGTTGGTTTGGATTTCTGACTTTCCTCCGTAGCAGATAAAATCGATGGCCGAATTCCAGCTCTCAGCAACATTGCGCTCCGCGTGGATTCTCTGGCGGTATGAAGGGTCGGTCAGAAACTTGCAATCATGAATTGTCTTAAGGAATATTGGAGTGTGATGAAGAGTTTTCCGGTTCAGTGAGCATTATTCCAGTTCCATTTATAAAAACGGAAGTTTTATTGGGTGAAATAGCAGCTATGTTACGGTTACCCCTATATTCGTATGGAAACTCTGAGAAAAGCCTCCGACTTTGTATCTAACTTAATTGCCAGTCTGCCCATTTTCAAAGAGTGGACTTTTAAGGAGGACGTTCTCCACGGAAGTATTGACGGACAGAAATTCGAAACAAAACGGGAAATCATTAAAGCCAGACGTTCCTCCAAGTACTTCTTTACTCAAGGAGTTGTCGATCTGTCAATTATTATTAACAATGTCCCGGTCAACTGTAAGTTAATAGGTTCGAATGAACGCGAGAGTTTCTTTATTTTCGATATTACGTATAACAATACTTCCGAGATTGATCCCATGTTTTTGTCAGGAGACATGCATACGGTCAATAAACTGAATTTCGCTTTTCTTGATGTCATTGATAAAAAGTTTGTTCCGAGATATACAAAAATTAATCGCAAAAAAGACAATCTCTACGGCTTCAAACCTCTGAAATGTTATAAAGGTCTTATAAAACCGACAAAGAAAGTAACTGATAATTTGATTGTCGAAGAGTGGGATAACATGAAGCGGATCTGGGCTTCGCTGCTCAGAAAGGAGACAACCCAGAGTATCATTGTCAGAAAATTCAATTCCTCTGCGAAAAGCAATCGCACAAAAAGAGCTTTTTGGGAATTTAATAATATCCTCATGACTCTGCATGTACTCGAATGTATTGATAACCCCCTTATGCGACAGTATATTCAGCGGTCATTAAACAGAGGAGAATCATATCACTCCCTTCGGCGCTCAATAGCCTTTGAAAATGACAGCAAATTCAGGGGTTCGACTATTCGTGAACTGGAGATCTGGAACGAGAGCGCAAGGTTACTTGCAAACTGTATTGTGCTGTACAACTCTGTTTTGCTCTCCAAGCTTCTGGAATATTACGAAAAAAGAGGTAATCGAAAAGCGGTTGAGATTATTAAGCGGATATCTCCTTTCGCCTGGAAAAATATAAATTTCAGGGGGACATATGAATTCAGGAAAGGCGGAAAAAATTTAAACATTAATGAATTATTTGAGATTATGTTG
This is a stretch of genomic DNA from Syntrophales bacterium. It encodes these proteins:
- a CDS encoding Tn3 family transposase, which codes for MHDCKFLTDPSYRQRIHAERNVAESWNSAIDFICYGGKSEIQTNDPIIQELTVLCLHLLQNALVLVNTVMLERVLYDEGYIHQMQADDKNAMTPLFTSNVNPYGDIHLDITKPSFLEAH
- a CDS encoding Tn3 family transposase, coding for METLRKASDFVSNLIASLPIFKEWTFKEDVLHGSIDGQKFETKREIIKARRSSKYFFTQGVVDLSIIINNVPVNCKLIGSNERESFFIFDITYNNTSEIDPMFLSGDMHTVNKLNFAFLDVIDKKFVPRYTKINRKKDNLYGFKPLKCYKGLIKPTKKVTDNLIVEEWDNMKRIWASLLRKETTQSIIVRKFNSSAKSNRTKRAFWEFNNILMTLHVLECIDNPLMRQYIQRSLNRGESYHSLRRSIAFENDSKFRGSTIRELEIWNESARLLANCIVLYNSVLLSKLLEYYEKRGNRKAVEIIKRISPFAWKNINFRGTYEFRKGGKNLNINELFEIMLKNFEGKI
- a CDS encoding tyrosine-type recombinase/integrase; protein product: MEKISPKKIAGQITRLLRKQRPDSIYVKKVFQYVRQNLALKRETVRSKRLPELMTEDELNRFYKAVWQTSNRSHMVMLKLILFTGIRNEELVNITIENVDLDSARIRINHGKGDKDRYVLFPQYFRGELAQYVSIQKESGAVYLFESNRVQKYSTRWIREIVKKYAKMAGITKRVHPHVGNNLKRPKKDNDYVPLFFCI